The following DNA comes from Corynebacterium urogenitale.
AGCTGCACCGTTGCCATCCACATGCCAGCCCTTGGCAAACCCGGCGCGCTCGATCAACCACGCGGCGGAGAACTTGAAGCGCTCCATGCTGTTGCCCTGGGCACCACTGCTCTCAGCACCGTCCACGGCCGCGTCCTCGGAGGCACCACCGCGGCCTGCGGAGTAAACCGGCATGCTGTCCGCCTCGGCGTCGCCGCACTTGGACCGCACGGCGGCGATCACGGCATCGCGCGCCTCCACGCCCTCGACGATCGGGTTGGTGAAGAAGGAACCCGCGGACCAGGTGTCGTGATCCTCCGGATCCAGCACCATGCCCTTGCCCGCGCGCAGCTCCAGCACGGCCTCGCGCACCTCGGCCACGGGGCGGCGCGCATTCTCGTTGCCCGCCTTCGCATCGGCCTCATCCACGCCCAGCTTGCGCGCGAGTTCACCGAAGCGCAGCGGTTGGCTCAGCCCGTCCGTGCACAGCTGGAACTCCACCGCGGTCACCACCGCACGCTCCGTGTGCTTGAGGTTGGAGTGGCGGTAGCTCAGCTCCAGCTCCTCCGGGTCTACCCAGTGCAGGAATGGGTCCGGCCGCGTTGCGTCCATCTCCTTTTCCTCCGACGTCAGCTCGTGCTCACGGCCAGCCTGGTATTCGCCTCGCTGGCCGCGTTCGTACAGCTGCACACGAGAGAGCACCTGGGAAACTTCCGCACCATAGGCGCCGACGTTCTGGACTGGGGTAGCACCCACGGATCCTGGGATACCGGAGAGGCACTCGAGTCCGGACAGTCCCGCCGCCACGGTCTTCGCCACGAGACGGTCGAAGGTCACGCCCGCGTAGGCGCGCACGATTCCGGAGTCCACGTCGATGGAGATGTCCCCGGTGGAATCGTTATCCGCGGAGTGCACGCCCACCGCGCCCACGTCAGCCGCCGCGATGAGGTCTTTTTGGGAGGCATCCGTCGCCCACACCACGACAGTGTTTTGAGCCTGGTCCCCATCGCCGACAACCACGTTCGATCCCCCGCCGAGGACTAAGAGGGGGTAACCGTGGGCGTCGAAGAAGGAGACCACGGCGGCCAGGGAAGTTGGGCGGGAACACGCAACAACGGCCGCTGGCGCCCCGCCGATGCGCAGTGTCGTCAGGTCTGCAAAGGAGCGACGAACAACGCGCGCACCTGGGATAAAGCCCGGAGTGCGAATCAAATTCAGCAGCTGGGGCAAACTTTGAGTGTTAGTTCCCGAATCGTTCACATCTATAAAGGTAGTCTGTTGGCATGACGACTCACAGCGAGAACACCGCAGCAATCAACTTCCCTATCGATAAGGTCCACGAGGCACTGTCCAACAAGGCCTACTGGGAGTACGAAGCAGCCCACATCAATGACGAGCCAGGCGAGGTCAACGAGTTCAGCGCCGAGCCGATCAAGGCCGTCCTCTTCGAGCTGCTGCCAAAGGCCGCACTGCCTGAAGCCGTCCGCGGCATGGTCTCCCAGGACCTCAAGCTCAAGCGCGTCGTAGAGTTCGGTCCTGTGGCTGGCGACGTGTCCACCGGCACCGTCCACGCGGAGGTCAAGGGCGCCCCAGTGAAGTTCGACGCCGAGGCGAAGCTCACCGGCCAGGGCGACAAGACGGAGCTCTTTGCCGACGTGGCCGTGGAGGTCGCGATCCCGATGATGGGCGCCGTCCTGGAGCCAAAGGTTGCCGAGTGGGTTGAGGAGTTCCTCACCCGCGAGGCTTCCCTCATCGAGAAGTTCATTTCCGACAACCAATAAGAGGCCGATTGGCCTTGGCTGATCACGCACACAACCTGCGGGCCCGTTCGTGGACTACGGACGGGCCCGTTGGCGTACCCACCCGCGGAACCACCGGCTACAACCGCCTGCGGAAATCCGACCGCTGGCTGGTGTCCCAACCGCGGGTACAGGCGCAGCTTAAGGGCGCCGTGCGGGAGGGTCGGGCGCCCGTGGCCATCGATGTGGGCTATGGGGCCTCCCACACGACCACCGTGGAGTGGGCGCGTTTCCTGCACAGTGTGGAGCCGAGCGTGGAGGTCACCGGCCTGGAGATCGAACCATCCCGGGTCCTGCCGCCACGCGACGGGGTGCGCTTCGCCCTCGGGGGCTTTGAGCTGGCGGGGATGCGTGCCGATGTGGTGCGCGCGTTCAACGTTCTGCGTCAATACGATGTGGATCAAGTGCACGACGCCTGGAGGACGATGCAGGCAGGTCTCCATCCAGGCGGGGTCATCATTGAAGGCACGTGTTGCGAAATCGGCCGCCGGGCGACATGGATTCTCATCGACGGGCAGGGCCCGCAGACATTGACGATGGCCTGGCAGCCGGAGGAATTGAGCAAGCCCTCGGAAATCGCCGAGCGGCTACCGAAGGCACTGATCCACCTCAACACCCCTGGGCACGCCATTTACGCCGTGCTGCAGGAGATGGATGCCGCGTGGAATCTCGCGGCACCT
Coding sequences within:
- a CDS encoding class I SAM-dependent methyltransferase, whose amino-acid sequence is MADHAHNLRARSWTTDGPVGVPTRGTTGYNRLRKSDRWLVSQPRVQAQLKGAVREGRAPVAIDVGYGASHTTTVEWARFLHSVEPSVEVTGLEIEPSRVLPPRDGVRFALGGFELAGMRADVVRAFNVLRQYDVDQVHDAWRTMQAGLHPGGVIIEGTCCEIGRRATWILIDGQGPQTLTMAWQPEELSKPSEIAERLPKALIHLNTPGHAIYAVLQEMDAAWNLAAPLAVFGPRVRWREALNYFHSATGLPRLTSRRRLQDNSLTVPWSAVAEKDVT
- a CDS encoding DUF2505 domain-containing protein, producing the protein MTTHSENTAAINFPIDKVHEALSNKAYWEYEAAHINDEPGEVNEFSAEPIKAVLFELLPKAALPEAVRGMVSQDLKLKRVVEFGPVAGDVSTGTVHAEVKGAPVKFDAEAKLTGQGDKTELFADVAVEVAIPMMGAVLEPKVAEWVEEFLTREASLIEKFISDNQ
- a CDS encoding UDP-N-acetylmuramate dehydrogenase, with amino-acid sequence MLNLIRTPGFIPGARVVRRSFADLTTLRIGGAPAAVVACSRPTSLAAVVSFFDAHGYPLLVLGGGSNVVVGDGDQAQNTVVVWATDASQKDLIAAADVGAVGVHSADNDSTGDISIDVDSGIVRAYAGVTFDRLVAKTVAAGLSGLECLSGIPGSVGATPVQNVGAYGAEVSQVLSRVQLYERGQRGEYQAGREHELTSEEKEMDATRPDPFLHWVDPEELELSYRHSNLKHTERAVVTAVEFQLCTDGLSQPLRFGELARKLGVDEADAKAGNENARRPVAEVREAVLELRAGKGMVLDPEDHDTWSAGSFFTNPIVEGVEARDAVIAAVRSKCGDAEADSMPVYSAGRGGASEDAAVDGAESSGAQGNSMERFKFSAAWLIERAGFAKGWHVDGNGAAALSSKHTLALTNRGYATSKDIVELARAVRDGVREAFGVTLVPEPVWVGASLD